The Kribbella amoyensis genomic sequence TGGGGCTGATGGAAGGTGATCCGTCCTTGCTCAGCCCGGACATCCTCCGGTCGGCGATCGCGGAATCACGCACCGGCAACGAGCAGTACCACGGTCTCAAGCTTGCCGAACGGGCTTGGCCGCGGCTGTCCCAACCGACCCGCACCGAGCTCTCGGCCCTGATCAGATCCGACGTCCACATCCACGAGGACCCGGATCGCACCCGGCTGGCCCAACGCATCCTCGCCCGCCCTGTCACCAACTGACCCCTGCGGCTGAGGGTGCGCGGGCCACAATCCGCCGACCCGGCGGGTAGGCGCCTCGAAACGCGCAGACCCGGCGGGCCTGAGGGGCTCAGGCCTGCCGGGTCCCGTCGTGCTTCTGGTGCGACGACTCAGTACGTGGGCTCAGTGCGTGTGCGGCTCCGTGCCGTGCTCCGCCTCGTGGGCGGCGATCTGGGCCCGGACCTCTTCCATGTCCACCGCACGCAGCTGGGTGATCAGGTCCTCCAGCGCGGCCGGCGGCAGCGCGCCCGGCTGGGAGTACAGCACCACGCCGTCCCGGACCGCCATCAGCGTCGGGATGGAGCGGATCTGGAACGCCTGGGCCAGCTCGACCTGTGCGTCCGTGTCGACCTTTCCGAACGTGATGTCGGTGTGCGTCTCCGAGGACTTCTCGAAGACCGGCCCGAACTGCTTACACGGACCACACCACTCCGCCCAGAAGTCCACCAGGACGAGCCCGTCGGAACCGACGACCTCGTCGAAGTTCTGCTGGGACAGCTCGACCGTTGCCACTACGACCTCCGAAGTTAGGGAATACGGTCATTGCAACAGCGCCGACCCCTCCGGTGTTCCCCAGGCGCGTCACCCCGACCCGGACCCGCCGGTCCGACCACCCAAGCCTGCCCCACCAGCCCCACGCCCAAGCACCCACCCCACCCGCACCGCCCGGGCCCGACCCGGAGCGGGCGTGGCTCAGATCGGGGCGTCGACGAAGGGTGACGCGTAGTCCTGGACCTCGTCCAGGATCGCGGCCGCGTCCTCCGGGCTCAGCTCGGCCCGCTCCTGCTCGGCCGTGACCATCTGTTGCAGCAACCTGGTCTCCCCGGCCGTCGCCAGCCCGGTGATCTCCGGGTGCCCGTTGAGCAGCCACGCGGTCGCCGCCGTCACGTACCGCTGCTCGTCGAACGGGCGGTACCAGGTGTCGTACGTCCTCTCCTCGCCGTCCTGCCAGTTCCGCCGGGCGATCATCTTGATCGTCATCAGCGCCACGTCCGAAGCCTGGACCGCCTCCACCAGTGCCGCATAGTCGGCCGCGTACCGCGGATCCTTGGCCAGCCGGTAGTTCAACGGGGTCAGCACCGAGTCGAAGTCGAACCGGTGCAGCGCCTCCCGATGCACGGCCGGTGCCTGGGCGGTGTGACCGGTGATCCCGATCGCGCCGACGAGGCCTTCCTCCTTGGCTCGGATCGCGGCCTCGAGGGACCCGCCCTTGCCGGTCACGAGGTCCAGATTCTCCAGGTCGCAGACGGCGTGCATCTGCAGAAGATCCACCTGATCTGTCTGTAACCGTTCGAGCGAACGATTGATCTCGGACCAGGCCTCCTCGGCGGTCCGCCGGCCGGTCTTCGTGGCCAGGAAGATCCGGTCCCGGATCTCACCCATCCGCGGCCCCAGCCGCAGCTCCGCGTCGCCGTAGTCCGCGGCCACGTCGAAATGGTTGATCCCGGCATCGAGCGCCTCCTGGATCGACGCGTCCGCACGATCCTGGTCCACCCCACCGAGTGATGCCGCACCGTAGATCAGTACCGAACTGTGGTGCCCGAGCCGCCCCAGCCGTCGAGTCTCCATCAGATGTCCTCTCAGTGGCCTGCAAGTCAGCCAAGAACCTATTACTTTGACCCCGCGCCACGACAGAGTTTTCCACAGGCCGGATGCCGGCAGCGGTTACTATGCGTGACGAGGTTGATACGTTCTTTACCATGTTGTTCGCACGGATTTTCGAACCTGTCCTTGCGGTGTGGCATGGTGTGCGCTGCCAGGTCGAGCCGGCCGGACGTGAGAGAGGAGCTATGGCGACGGTACCGAAGCTGTCACGCTTCACCGAGAAGTGTGACCCGCCCCTTCCCCGGGGTAGTAACAGTATGGCTGCGGGGAGCGATGGAGCATCCGGATCCTGGTCCCAGGACTCCCGGAGGGCAGTTGCTTGCCGTATTCTCCCGGCTACTGTCCGCGTAACTGCTGTCTGAGGGGCGGGTAGCGATGAGTTGGTGGCGAACGTTGCTGAACCTGCCGCCAAAAGGTGAGCACTGGTCGGACCAACGCCGTCCGAAGAAGTCGGGCCGTGGACGCCCGCAGAGCACCGCGCCGGAGTGGTGGGAGCACCCCGACGGTCCGGTGTCGCCGACCCCTCGACAGGCACAGGGTGTAGCCGCGCAGTACAGCGCACCCCCGCCCGGCAACGGCAACGTGATGGCCCCTCCACGCCGCCCGCAACCGGCGGCCCGTACGGACGGCCAGCAGGCACCCGGTCCCCGGTCACCCGAACGGCTTCGGCAGCGATCGCCGCACGCAGACAACGTGGCACCCCAGCCGCCACGTGGTCCCGTCGATCCCGGTCAGCAGCCACCCTGGTCGACCGAGCCGGAGTCGTCGTTCTCGACCTGGGCCCGGCGGTTCTTCCGGGGTCTGGTCGTCGCCGTGCTGCTGCTGGCGGCGATCAGCGGCGTCCGGTCCTGGATCCGGCCGAACAACCCGCCCGACACGGTCGTCACGAACCAGTCCGGCTTCCCGGCCGACGAGGCCCGCGCGGTCGCGACCCGGTACGCGGTGTCCTACCTGAACTGGGACGAGGACAAGCCCGAGGCCCGGCCGGCCCAGGTCGGCATCGACCTGGCCGCGGGCCTGGACGCCCGCGCCGGGTGGAACGGGCGCGGCAAGCAGACCGCCAACGCGGCGTACCCGGGTGAGGTCGAGGTGGACCCGGGTGGCGTCACCGCGGTCGTCGACGTCCGGGTCCAGGTGCGGCCCTTCACCAAGAAGGGGCGTGGCTGGGCCGGCGGCGACTACTCCTGGCAGCGCGTCTCCGTGCCGGTCGCGCGGACGTCATCACGGGTCGTCGCCAGCGGCCCGCCGACGTTCGTGGCCGACGCGCGCGTCGCCCTGCCCGACAACATGCCTGATGCCGGTGTGCCCGACGACGACCTGACCGCCGCGACGCTGAAGGACGCGGAGGCCTTCTTCAGCGCGTACGCCGAGTCCGACGCGAAGGTCGAGGCGGTGGCCGCCCCGGGAGCGGAGATCCGCAGTCTCAACGGTGTCGTCAAGCTCGGCGACCTGAAGAACTGGCAGGTCTTCACCGGCAACGAAGACGAACGCAAGGCGACCGCGTCCGTCACCTGGGCCGGGACGGGGGACACCACCCTCGACCAGACCTACCAGCTCACGTTGCGGCGGACCGTCGCCGCCAACGGGGCACAGCGATGGCAAGTGGCTGCCGTCGGATGATCACAGCTCACTGCCGTCCAACCACCGGAGCAACAAGGGAGACACCGCAATGATGACGACTCACCCATTGGTCGCGAGCGTGGTGGAGCTCGCCGCGCCGCTGGCCGATCCCAACGTCCCGACCGGCGCGGATTTCAAGGACTGGGTCCTGGTCATCGCGGGCAACATCTTCATCGCGATCCTCGTGTTGCGGGCCATCGGCCACTACTTCAAGCGCGAGTGGGGCGAGCTGTTCGGCCATATCGCCGCTGGCGTCCTGGTCGGTGGGCTGATCTATGCCAACAACCAGACGATCAACGTGCTGAAGGGCTTCTGGGGATTGCTCTCCGGGGGTAACTGAATGCGCGTCGGCCGGACCCTGACCCACCACTTCGAGATCGAGACCCGGCAGTACGACCTGCTCGGCATCGACCTCGGAGAGGGTGCCCGTCGGCGGATGATCATCTTCGGGGCCGTGATCATCCTGCTCTGGGTCGCCCTGCTCATCCCGTTCATCGGGGTGCCGAAAAAACCCACGGTCAGCCTGTACGTGGTACCGCCGTTCGTGATCACCGCGTTCGGCTGGCGGGCCGGCAAGCACCACGAACGCCGCCGCCGCGTGACCGAGTGGGCGCTCGCCGTCCGCTACGCGTTGCGCGCCCATCGCCCGATCATCGGACTCGGCGCCCGGGCCGCCGACAAGACGGAGTACCTGCCATGGCGTGAGCGCGTCGCGACCCAGAAGGTGGCCAGTCTGGCGAAGGCCAGGGTGACCCCGGAATGGGAACGCGAGGTTGTGGTGGAACTCGACCCCCAGGTCCGGGCCGGCTCGGACATCACCGTGAACCAGCGGGCCCGCCTCCTGGGGGCGGATCACGTGCAGAGGGTCAGTCGCAGGACGTCGTCGGGGAAGAGGCACGGATGAAGATCGCTGACAAGCTCCTGAACCTCGTCGGTGTGGGCCGTGAGCGCGGCCTGCCGCCACCACGGCTGGTGGCGATCGCCGACGGCCTGCTGGTGACCGAGCGGAGCGCCGAGGCGTGGTTCCTGATCTCGGTCGCGAACACGGACCTGGCCACCGAGGCCGAGCAGGACGCGGCCCTGGACGCCGCGGTGAGTGCCGCCGCGACCATCCTCGGCGACCGGCTCAGCCACCTCAAGGTGGTCTGGGGCCGGTCGACCGGCCAGGACTACATCGACAGCATGTCCGGCCACTACCGCCTCGGCGACCACGACGCCTGGGCGCAGACCCGCGCGGACCGCATCGACGAGATGCGGATGCCGGAGCGGTACGTCGCGCTCGGCGTGCACCTGAGCGACCGGGATCCGCGCGCCACCGCCCAGGTGCGCGGCTCTATCAGCGACGCCCTGGGGACCACGTCCTGGCGGGTCAGCGCCCGCGAGCTCGCCCACCTGGACGAGCGGGTCCGCAAGCTCGCCCGCCAGCTCGGTTCGACCGTCTGGCGCGCGCACACCGCCCCCGCCGAGGTGATCTCCTGGCTGGTCAGCCGCGAGATGCACCGTGGCGCTGTCGCGGCTCCGCGCCGTGGCCTGATCACCGGCGCCTCGCTGGCCCGCCTCACGGCCGGCCGGGTCGTCCCGTACACCGACCACCTGCGCATCTACGACACCCGCGGCCAGATCGCGGCGTACACGACTGTGCTCGCGATGACCGACTTCCCCGAGGAGCTCGAGACCCCGGGCGCGGGGGAGTGGCTGCGGACGCTGTCGGAGATCAAGGCGATCGACGACGACGGCGACGAGATCGATGTCACCGTCGAGGCGTCGGTGCGGTTCCGCGTGCTCACCAAGAAGACCGCGCGGAGCCTCGTCGACGAGACCCGGAAGAGCGCGAAGGAGCAGCGCCGGTCCGCCGCGAAGGGGACGGCCGAGGAGACCGCCGACGAGATCGTCGAGACCGAGCGAGTGATGCGCGAGGTCAAGCGGGACATCAACCGCAGCGGCCTCACCCTGGTCGAGGACCACCCGCGCCTGCTGGTCAGCGCGGACACCCGCGAGGACCTCGAGACCTACGTCGACGCCGTCATCGCGCACTACGCCGACCGCGGCATCACCGTGGCCGCCGGTGCCGACGAGCAGCGCGACCTCTGGCTCGAATCGCTGCCCGGTGACCAACTCCGCGTCCCGGACCTCGGCCACGTCCGGGAGTCCACGGCGTTCTTCGGGTCCTGGTTCTGGGGCGGTGCGTCGATCGGTGACGCCACCGGCCCCGCGATCGGGTACCTCACCGGCTCCACGCCCGGCCTGGTCCGCTTCGACGCGGCCGCCGGTTCGGCCCTCGGCGACGCGACCACGACGCTCTTCCTCGGCCGATCCGGGCGGGGCAAGACGACCGCCGCGATGATGGGCGGCCTGGATTCGGCGTTCGCCGGTGCCTGGGTGCCGCTGCTCGACCTGAAGGGTGACGCGGCCGGCGTCTCGGCGGTCGCCGCGGAGTACGGCGTACCCACCGCCGTCATCGAGATCACGGCCCAGTTCTCGGGTGCCGCGGACCTGCTCCGCGTCCTGCCCGTCGACGATGCGTTGCTGCAGGCACCTTCCCAGCTGATGCTGCTGCTCCCGCCGCACCTTCGCGGTGCCGCCGAAGCCCCGGTCGTCGCGGCGACCCGGGCCGAGATCCAGTCGCCGGACCCGTCCTCCTGGGGCGTCATCCAGCGGCTCTGCGCATCCGATTCGGAGACCACCCGGACGGTCGGGTTCGCGTTGCGCGACCTGGTCGAGACGGGCCTCGGTTCAGTCGTCGCGGGTCCGCCCTCCGGCCTGTCCTCGCTGACCACGAACCCGGGTCTCTGGGTCGTCCAGATGCCCGGTCTCACCCTGCCCTCGCCGGAGTCCGCGCCCGAGTCGTGGTCCCCGATCGAGCGCGTCGGCATGGCCTGCCTGCGCGGGTGCCTCGCCTGGATGATCCGTACCACCGGCCGGCGTGAGTTCCGCGGCCGCTCGAAGGTCGTCATCGTCCCCGAGGTCCACCTGCTCACCAAGACCCCCGACGGCGCGAGCTTCCTCGACTACATCGCCCGCGTCGGCCGTGCCCTCGGTGCCTCGCTCGTCCTGGACACCCAGGACCCGGCCTCGATCCTCAAACTGCCCGGCCTGGTCGAGCAGATCACCACCCTGTTCGCGTTCAGTCTGCGCTCCCGCGAACAGGTCGACTCCCTCCTCGAACTCCTCGGCCGCCCGCAGACCCCGCCGTACCAGACCCTGGTCCGCGGCATCAACACCGCCGCGAACGGCAAGAGCATCCGGCACGGCCACTGCATCATGCGGGACCGCTGGGACGAGGTCGCCACGGTCCAGATCGACATCCCGAGCCAGCGTGTCGCCGAACTCCTCCGCACCACCCCGGAGTCCGAACACGACCTGGAACCGACCCAGCCGATCGCCCCCCAGTACGAAGAAGTCGACCCCTTCGCGGAAGACGAGTACGAGGAAGAAGCCGAGCCGGCCGCGACAGCCCAAGCCCAGGCCGAAGCCCACACCCTGGAGCCCCACCACACCCCGGTGCCCGCCAACGGCTCCCACCCCACGTCGGCCAACGGCACCCCCAACGGCACGGCCTCGAACGGCGCATCCCCTAACGGCACGGCCTCGGGCGACACAGCCTCGACCGCGTCGGCGCCCATCGCGTCAACGCCCGCTACCTCGACGTCCCCTGCCTCAACGCCTGCTGCCTCGACGCCGACTGGCTCAGCGCCTGCTGCCTCGACGGCCAACGGCACCACTGGTTCGAACGGCTCGAACGGCGCAACCCCGCCGCCCGCCCGCCACAGCGCCCCGCAGCCGCCCGACGCCCCGGCCCAAGACCCCCAGCCGGCCCTCACCAAGAACCAGCACCAAACCCCCGCCGCCCACCAATCCGCGGCAACCCCACCCCCACCAGCCGACCCCAACGGCCACGACCGCCCCCACCCCCCACGCTACGAAGAGCCCATCGGCCCCGACGAGGTCTACGACCAGGAAGCCGACGAAGCCGCCTACAACGAGGCGATGTACAACGCCTACGAAAGCAACACCGGAGAAAAGCCCAAAGGCAACAAGGAGCACGTCGCATGAGATGGCAGCGCCGCACAAGAACGGCGCTAACCGTCCTAGCAATCTCCCTAATCCTCACCAGCCAAGCAGCCCTCGCCGCCGACCCCAACACCGAGCCAACCAACCCGACCGGCTTCGCCGATCTGCTCCCGACGCCTGACCTGGTCCACGGGGACACGAGAACTCTGTTCGAGCAGTACAGCCCAATGGCGTACGGCCTCGATTCGGAGACGAGCCTCCGAGATCCCTTCCAAGGAGTGTTCAACGGCTACGCGAACATGATGATGCTGTACATCATCGCGATCACTCGCGGAGCCATCGCAGTCGGCTGGTGGTTGTTCTCCTTCACCAACATCCAGTCCCTCACGGACACGGCCTCGGCGGCGATCGGGAACGTCAACACTGAACTCGTCGGCTGGCTGTTGCCGTCCGCCCTCGCCTTCGGCGCGATTGCCGCGTACGCGCAGCGTCGCGCCAATGGCAGCGCCATGGGTCAGCTGGTGTGGGTCTTCGCCGCCGGCCTGATCGCCACGAGCTTCGCGATGGCTCCGGCGACCTGGCTGAACGGCGTCGACGGCGCACGCCAGGTTGGCTCGAGTGCCGTGGTGAGCACCTCGACCGAGGTCCTCGGTAGCACCATGAAGCAGCCGATGGAGTTCCCGGAGCCAAGTTTCGCTGGGACAAAGCAGGACACCTTGCTCCGAAAGTCCGGCGATGCGACTTGGCGTGCGTTTGCGGCCACGCCATGGTGCGTCGCGGAATTCGGCTCGATCGCCGCGTGCCAGCGCTACGGCAAGGAGATTCTGGATCGTGGTACGGACGGCGATGCCCGGCTGGACTACATCCGCGGGGACATGAGCAAGGCCGAAGGTGGTGGTAGCGCTGCGACCGTCGAGTGGGCCAAGGGAAAGAGCCCTTTCGGGCGAGTTGGAGTCTTGACCCTCGGTGCGATCGCGGCCACCCTTTTTGCCTTCCTGGCTGTCTCGTTAGCCTTTACCGCGTTGATGGCATTCGTCGGATGCATGCTCTTGTTGGTCGTGGGAGTTCTCTTTGCTTGCCTTTGGGCAATCCCGGGCCGGCCAAGACAGTGGGCGATGAACTGGTTCGAGACTCTGCTGGGACTGATCCTGCAGTCCATCCTTGCTCTGCTTGTATTCTCGACCACCTTGGCTCTGGTCACAGCTGTCTTCGGCTTGACGGACACTCTCGGCTGGCTCCCTGTCAGCGGTCTGGCGATCGCCGTACTGATCGCCGGATTCCGACTCCGACGGATGTTCGAGAGCATGGGAACGATGATGCGCCCGGGAATGGGCAGTCTGGTGATGGGAGGACTCGCGCGACGCGGTGCTATGACCGCAGTTCGACGTGTCATGGGCGCGATGGGCAGCAGGGCTGCGAGCCCGAGCGTCACGGATCGACCGACCGCGCGGAAGTCGACGAACGAGAGCGCAGTCGAGCGGGCGACCGCAGTCCGCATATTCCGTCAGGCGCCCGCGCCTGGAGCAGGCACGTCGATAGTCTCGCGCCAACGACCGGCTCATGAGCTGGGATCTCCCCAAGAACGGCGGGCCTTGGACAGTGGGCAGGCGGGAGCGTTCGGAAGTCGCAACGACGCGCAGTCCGGTCGGTTGAAGGATCAGGCTCGTATCCTTCAAGGGAGCGTCGCTTCCTCCGCCTCTGGCGACACCGACCGCTCGAGCGGCGGACGAAAAGCCATCGCTGTTGGCATTCCGTCCGGGTCGGCACGTACTTCCGCCGCCGCTACGGGCGGCTCCTCGAGCAAGGGAACAGGAGAGGCGAAGCGGACTCGACGATCCCGCGAATCCCGTACCGCACCAGCGGCACCAAGCCGTTTCGAGCCGAGGTCTCGCGTGCACACGGCGAGCTTGCGTGATGGACCGCCGAAGCGTAGTCGTGAGCACCGCGGTTCGTCCTCCGGTGGGCCGCGTCGCTTCCGGGACTACTCGAGCGTGACCAAGGACGGCGTGACCGTCATGGTGCCGAACCGCAGATGAGTTTGGGATGAGGAGGCGCGACCGCAAGGAGGAACGGCGCGGCCGGTTCCCGGATGATCGGGATGCCGGAGCCCGCGAGAACGGTCGATTGCGTCCGGACGAGCCGGAGTCCTGGCGGGATGTTGTCCGTTCCGATTATGAGTATCCCGAGGAACTGGACGAACTGGGTCGCCGCGACAGGCGCCGAGCGAAACGCACCTGGCGTCGCGACGACCATGCTCAGCGAATGGCGTGGCTCCGGCAACAGCGTCAGGCAGAGCCGACGAGCCCTGTCACCATTGTCGTCGTCGTGATCATCCTTGCGATTGTCGTACTCGGTTTGGGCGGAGGCTTGCCCCGCATCCTCGGGGGAGACGAATCGAGCGGGGAACCGATCGGCCTACTAACGCCTACGGCCGGGCCGACGCAGCCTGGTGCCACGGTGACAACAACTGAACAAAGCCCGACCTCCGCGCCGTCGGCGACG encodes the following:
- a CDS encoding aldo/keto reductase, with protein sequence METRRLGRLGHHSSVLIYGAASLGGVDQDRADASIQEALDAGINHFDVAADYGDAELRLGPRMGEIRDRIFLATKTGRRTAEEAWSEINRSLERLQTDQVDLLQMHAVCDLENLDLVTGKGGSLEAAIRAKEEGLVGAIGITGHTAQAPAVHREALHRFDFDSVLTPLNYRLAKDPRYAADYAALVEAVQASDVALMTIKMIARRNWQDGEERTYDTWYRPFDEQRYVTAATAWLLNGHPEITGLATAGETRLLQQMVTAEQERAELSPEDAAAILDEVQDYASPFVDAPI
- a CDS encoding conjugal transfer protein → MAPQPPRGPVDPGQQPPWSTEPESSFSTWARRFFRGLVVAVLLLAAISGVRSWIRPNNPPDTVVTNQSGFPADEARAVATRYAVSYLNWDEDKPEARPAQVGIDLAAGLDARAGWNGRGKQTANAAYPGEVEVDPGGVTAVVDVRVQVRPFTKKGRGWAGGDYSWQRVSVPVARTSSRVVASGPPTFVADARVALPDNMPDAGVPDDDLTAATLKDAEAFFSAYAESDAKVEAVAAPGAEIRSLNGVVKLGDLKNWQVFTGNEDERKATASVTWAGTGDTTLDQTYQLTLRRTVAANGAQRWQVAAVG
- a CDS encoding ATP-binding protein; translated protein: MKIADKLLNLVGVGRERGLPPPRLVAIADGLLVTERSAEAWFLISVANTDLATEAEQDAALDAAVSAAATILGDRLSHLKVVWGRSTGQDYIDSMSGHYRLGDHDAWAQTRADRIDEMRMPERYVALGVHLSDRDPRATAQVRGSISDALGTTSWRVSARELAHLDERVRKLARQLGSTVWRAHTAPAEVISWLVSREMHRGAVAAPRRGLITGASLARLTAGRVVPYTDHLRIYDTRGQIAAYTTVLAMTDFPEELETPGAGEWLRTLSEIKAIDDDGDEIDVTVEASVRFRVLTKKTARSLVDETRKSAKEQRRSAAKGTAEETADEIVETERVMREVKRDINRSGLTLVEDHPRLLVSADTREDLETYVDAVIAHYADRGITVAAGADEQRDLWLESLPGDQLRVPDLGHVRESTAFFGSWFWGGASIGDATGPAIGYLTGSTPGLVRFDAAAGSALGDATTTLFLGRSGRGKTTAAMMGGLDSAFAGAWVPLLDLKGDAAGVSAVAAEYGVPTAVIEITAQFSGAADLLRVLPVDDALLQAPSQLMLLLPPHLRGAAEAPVVAATRAEIQSPDPSSWGVIQRLCASDSETTRTVGFALRDLVETGLGSVVAGPPSGLSSLTTNPGLWVVQMPGLTLPSPESAPESWSPIERVGMACLRGCLAWMIRTTGRREFRGRSKVVIVPEVHLLTKTPDGASFLDYIARVGRALGASLVLDTQDPASILKLPGLVEQITTLFAFSLRSREQVDSLLELLGRPQTPPYQTLVRGINTAANGKSIRHGHCIMRDRWDEVATVQIDIPSQRVAELLRTTPESEHDLEPTQPIAPQYEEVDPFAEDEYEEEAEPAATAQAQAEAHTLEPHHTPVPANGSHPTSANGTPNGTASNGASPNGTASGDTASTASAPIASTPATSTSPASTPAASTPTGSAPAASTANGTTGSNGSNGATPPPARHSAPQPPDAPAQDPQPALTKNQHQTPAAHQSAATPPPPADPNGHDRPHPPRYEEPIGPDEVYDQEADEAAYNEAMYNAYESNTGEKPKGNKEHVA
- the trxA gene encoding thioredoxin, translating into MATVELSQQNFDEVVGSDGLVLVDFWAEWCGPCKQFGPVFEKSSETHTDITFGKVDTDAQVELAQAFQIRSIPTLMAVRDGVVLYSQPGALPPAALEDLITQLRAVDMEEVRAQIAAHEAEHGTEPHTH